A stretch of DNA from Mesorhizobium onobrychidis:
CTTGCGTTCCTGCTTGCCGAGCGCGACGGCGCCAGCATCGATCTGGTTGAAAGCAATCGGAAAAAAGCATCGTTCCTGCAAGCGGTCGTCGGCCAATTCAACCTGCCCGCCAGGGTCGTCGCGCGTCGCATCGACGACGCCTATCCGTTTGTTTCAACACCTCAAATCGTCACTGCCAGAGCGCTGGCGTCGCTTCCGGTCTTGCTCGAACTGTCGGCGCCGTGGCTGACGGCCGGCGCGCGCGGCCTGTTCCACAAAGGCCGGGATTACCGTACTGAGGTGGCAGAAAGCGCTCAACGATGGTCATTCGATCTGGTAGAACATGCTAGCGCGACCGACGTTCAGGGCGTCATCCTCGAACTGTCTGATTTGCGCCAACTGACTTAGATCGGCGACCTCGGAATGAATTTCTGGCATAGACCCATGATGAAGAATGGCCCCCGAATCATCACCGTAGCCAACCAGAAG
This window harbors:
- the rsmG gene encoding 16S rRNA (guanine(527)-N(7))-methyltransferase RsmG, with protein sequence MSAASWASLQEAAGPVSRETFERLVEFETVFQKWNRRINLAAQSTQDDVWRRHILDSAQLARIKPDTKRWVDLGSGGGFPGLVLAFLLAERDGASIDLVESNRKKASFLQAVVGQFNLPARVVARRIDDAYPFVSTPQIVTARALASLPVLLELSAPWLTAGARGLFHKGRDYRTEVAESAQRWSFDLVEHASATDVQGVILELSDLRQLT